A segment of the Sulfurovum indicum genome:
ATATCATTAAGCTCTTTTATCCAACCTAATCCTATTTCCTTTTCAATATAGCCGATTTCTATACCAATATAGGTTTGAGTGATCAATTCTGCATTTGAACCACGGGCAATTTCAATAAAACGTACTTTCTCTTTATCTGATTCTTTTTCCAAACCTTCAGCAATGTTACTTGCAATAGAAAGAGAACTTCGGGTAATTTGGTCTTTAAAACCAAAATCTTTACACTTAGCAAAAATCCTATATACTTCTACACTCAAACGGCAACTGCGTTTCCATACATCTAATCTCTCACAACGCAAATAGAACTCCCTTCTAAACACTCAACGCTAAGCGCTTAACTCTTCAAAATAGGCTTTGCCTATTTTGACTCTCCATTCCACGCAATATGCGGTTTTCCGTTCTCGTCAAACTCTACCGCCGGCATTCCCATAACATTGAATCCGCCGTCAACATAGTGAATCTCACCTGTCACCGCAGAACTGAGGTCAGAGAGCAGATACATACCTGAGTTCCCTACCTCCTCGATGGTAACATTCTTTTTCAGTGGCGAGTGTGCCGCATTCCACTTGAGCATGAAAGAGAAATCACCAATCCCCGATGCCGCAAGTGTTTTGATAGGGCCTGCAGAGATAGCATTGACCCTGATACCGTCACGTCCAAGATCTTCTGCAAGATATTTGACAGTCATCTCCAGTGCTGCTTTGGCAACACCCATGAGATTGTAGTTAGGAATGTACTTGACTCCACCGTAATAAGAGAGTGTCAGGACAGAGGCGTTGTCAGAGAGGATCGGTTTAAGCTCTCTGGTGACCTCGATGAGTGAATAGACAGAAATATCCATCGCTACATCAAATGCCTCTTTGGATATGTCCGAAAAACGTCCGCTCAGTCCCTCTTTGGGTGCAAATGCAATAGAGTGCACGATAAAGTCGATCTGACCAAAGTCTTTTTCAAGAGACTCTTTGAGTGCTTTGATCTCTTCAGGCTTGCTCACATCACACGGATAGAGTCTGGCTCCGCAGCCAAGATCATCTGCAATAGGAGCAAGCTTGTGTTCAAAACGCTCATTCAGGAATGTAATGGCCATTTCCGCACCCTGCTCCCTGCATGCTTTTGCAATACCGTATGCAATGGATTTTTTGTTTGCGATGCCCAGAATAACACCTTTTTTACCTTTCATTATCATGCTTTTATTCTCCAAAAATTAATTCCGATATTTTATCATCATTGAGGTAAAATGTAGAACATATATAACAAAAAGAAAGAAAAGAAAACCTATGCATAAAATACTCATCATCAATACCGGAGGAACTTTCAATAAAAAATATAATCCGATCTCCGGTGATCTGGAAGTAGATCAGGAAGCTGAAGCACTGGACTCTCTGGCTTCCAAATGGCTTTGCAAATTCAATATTATCAATATTATCGGCAAAGACTCTCTTGAAATGACAAACCACGACCGGCTTGAACTGCTTGCAACGATCCATCAGTCGAATAATGAGAAGATCATCATTGTACATGGGACCGATACGATGCACCTGACAGCAGAGTATCTTGCCGATTCAGACCTGGAGAAACAGATCGTTCTTACCGGTGCAATGGTGCCCTACAGTATCGACCCTGTAGAGGCCACCGCCAATTTTGCTTCAGCCTGCGGTTATCTTGAATGCTTACAGAAAGAGGGTATATATATTGCGATGAACGGCCTTGTCGGCCCCTATGAAAAAATCATAAAAGAGCGCCAAAAAGGGCGGTTTGTATTAAAAAATATTACCTAGCTGTTTCTTGTATTGACACTTCTGTAAAAAGAGTGCTATAATGGAAAAATGTTTAGTACTCAAAAGGAGAAAATATGAGAATCTCTAAATTAATGATCGTGCTGGCTGCATTTATTGCTGCATTGAACTTTACAGGATGTGCCCCATATGCAGAAGGTGTTGCGGTCAATACAGTCACTTACGGTGAGCCGTTTTACTATGAAGATTATAACTATGGCATTAACCGAAATGCAGAATACAGACGCGGTGTACGTGACGGATGCAGCTCCAGGCAGGGAAGATGGAGAAAAGATACCTATCTTTACCGTAACAGCTACAGCTATAGAAACGGATGGAAGGCCGGATACAGGGAATGCCGAAGAGCGGCTACCCATAACTACTACCAGCAGGGATACAATGACGGATGCTGGTCAAAACGCCATCCAGGTACAAGAAAGAAACAAAATCTCTACAGGAACAGCAGAAGTTACAGAAATGGCTGGAACAGAGGCTTCAGAGAGTGTAGACAAAATGCTGTCATAAACTACTATAAAAAAGGATACAGTGACGGATGCTGGTCAAAACGCCATCCAGGTACAAGAAAGAACCAAAACCTCTACAGGAACAACAGAAGTTACAGAAATGGCTGGAATGCAGGTTTCAGAAAGTGTAAACAAGCCCCTGTAATCAACTACTACCAAAAAGGATACAGCGACGGATGCTGGTCAAAACGCCATCCCACTACAAGAAAGAACCAAAACCTCTACAGAAACAACAGGAGTTACAGAAATGGCTGGAATACGGGTTTCAGAGAGTGTAGAAGAAACTATTGATAAGATCCAGGGTATACCGGTTCTGTTCCGGTATATCAAATGCTCAACGCATTGCAGGCAGCAATACTTTAACCCTGAATATACTTTAGGGATCACCGACTTCTCACAGACCGTTGTCTCATGCACACTTCGCAATTCCAATATACAGGTTTTCACACTTTAACCCTACTGCTTCACTTCATACAGACCCTGTACCAAATCCATAACACACAGAAACCTGATATAATAGAGAAGAAATATCATACTGAAGGGAAATAAGATGATACAAAAAATATCCCTGTTTATTCTAACTGCTGCTTTGCTGGCCGGATGCAGTCCCTCTATGACTTCCCTGACAGCTTCCAAAAGGTATGAAAAACCGACACCGGAAAAGGAAGAGAAGTTTCAGGAAGTCATGATAAAAGTAGCACAAAGCACACAAGAGAATCCCATCTATCATAGAATGGCGCTTAACAGCCCGGAAGAGAAAGAGTGGTTTAAAGATCTGATGTACCGTTTATGGGACAGACAGATCACAAGAAAAGAGTTCATAGCAGAAGGAACGGCAAAATATCCGGACCATATCTATGAGTTCAGCTATATCGCCAATGCCTATCAGCGTTTTTAGCTGTCCGGGTGCAAAGCTCTTTCAGGCATATTCAATGGGGTCTTTGGCACCGGCCTGCTCAAAACCGCGCAGACGTAATCTACAGCTGTCACATACCCCACACGCTTTATCTTCAGACTGGTAGCAGCTCCAGGTATGTTCCAAAGGTACTCCCAGCGCCAGTGACCTTGCAACGATCTGGCTCTTTTTCATATGGACCAAAGGCATCTTTATCTCGATACAGGTCTCATCTTTTGTTCCAAGGTTGATCGCTTTCTGCATCTGTTCAATGTAATGCTCCCTGCAGTCAGGATAACCTGAACTGTCTTCCTCTACCACACCGATAAAGAGTGCTTCTGCACCATGTTTTTCGGCAACAGATGCTGCGATGGAGAGAAAGATACCGTTACGGAACGGTACATAGGTTACCGGGACACCTTCTTCCAGCCCCCCGGTAGGGACATCAATACTTTTGTCCGTCAGTGCTGAAGCACCTATCTGCTCAAAAAAAGGCAGATCGATCTCATAACGCTCTGCAGCTTCTATCTCTTGAGCGATCTTCCTGAAACACTCAAGCTCTTTGTACTCTGTCCTCTGTCCATAGTTAAAATGCAGTGCAATGATCTCATACCCCTCTTTTTGGGCGATCTTTGCACTCAACGCACTATCCATTCCGCCAGAGATAATACAGACTGCTTTTTTCATCAAATATTGCCTTTATGCTTCAAGTTTTACTCTCCTGCATTTTACCAAGATTTGGGTAAAATGGCACCCATGTTAATAGATTTAGTAAATGAAACCGACCTGCCTGTAGATACGGATATGCTTGAAAAGATCGCAAAAGATCTTACTGAACGCCAGATAGAGCTCATTATTACCGGCAATGACGGCATAAGAGCCCTCAATGCCGAGCATAGAGACAAAGACATGGCAACTGATGTTCTGAGCTTTCCAATGGGTGACACAGTTCCTCATACACCGCTTGGCGCCATTGTTATCTCAAAAGATTTCGTAACACAAAAGGCCAAAGAGCTTGGCCACACGGAGCAGGAGGAACTTACTCTGCTCTTCATTCATGGCCTGCTTCACCTGCTTGGATTCGATCATGAGACAGATCAGGGAGAAATGCGCCGGAAAGAGGCATTGCTTATTGAGAGATGGAAACTGCCAAAAAGTCTCATAATTCGGAATGAAAAGGAAGAGTCATGAACTTTCTGATATTTGTGATCGCAATGGGTGTCCTCATCTGGGGAGCCGATATGCTTATACGCCAAAGCGAGAAGATCGCACTCAGGTTCAACATCCCCGAATTCATCATAGGTGCAACACTGATCGCTTTGGGAACATCTCTGCCCGAGATGGCAGCCAGTATCGCAGCAAGTGCGGGAGACAAACCCGATATTGCCATTTCAAACGTGATCGGAAGCAATATCCTGAATATCACGCTGGTACTGGCTTCTGTTTTTCTGATTGCAAAAAATATATCACCGAACAGGGATTTTTTTGCCAAAGACAGTACCTGGGCACTGGTACCTGTTTTTGTATTTATTTTGATGATACTTGATGGAGTCATCTCGCGTTTTGATGCTTCTCTGCTGCTCCTTCTGATGGGGGCATACCTGCTTTTTTTGCTCCAGGATGCCAAAAACATCCCTGAAGAAGAGCTTGACGATGTCGATATGGCACATTTTAGCTGGACAACAACCATCCCGATGCTTATCATCGGATTTATACTGGTCATTGCAGGAGCACACTTTACTGTGGAGAGTGCCTCTGATATAGCCAAGAGTTTCGGAATTTCAGAATGGGTCATCGGGATTATTCTCATCTCCCTGGGAACTTCTCTTCCTGAGCTTGTCGTGAGCATCTCCGCCGCTGTCAAGGGAAAGGTCGATATGGCTATTGGCAATATCATTGGTTCAAATATGGCCAATACCAGTGTCGTACTTGGTGCTGCCGCTTTTGTCAAACCTATGCCGATTGAATCATTCAACTATATCTTTGACATTAGCACAATGATTGTTGCCACTCTGCTGCTGGTCTTCCTGACCGCAAACAAACTTTATACCAAATCCGCGGGGATCAGTCTGGTCATCATTCTCGGCCTCTTTCTGGAGCACACCATACAGAGCATCTAGCCGGTATCTTTCATACAACCGGTTCTTTTATCTCCGTAAATTACTCTTTTATATTTCCAAACAGCTAAAAAGTTTCCATATACCGGCCGTCTCCACCCTTTTTATATGAACCGCCTTTAGAGATCTGCTCTGCTTCATTCAAGCTGTTTTGGGAAGCTGCTTCTCTCTCTTTAAAGTAGTTATGTGCATAAAGCCACTTGTATATCATGGCTGCCATAGGACCGGATGTACTTCCTCCGTGTCCCCCATGCTCGACAAGCACTGTGACGACATATTGCGGATCATTGTAGGGTGCATAGGTTGTAATCCATGCATGAGAACGATGGAAATATTCCAGTTCAGACTCCTTAAGACGTTTGATGGTTGACTGGGGAATGGAGGTAACCTGGGATGTCCCTGTCTTACCGGCTACAACGACCGGCAGATCATGCATCGCTTTATAAGCCGTTCCCTTTCGTGTATTACAGACATCATACATTCCTTTGCGTATCTCTGTGATCGAAACCGGATCGAACCTGATAGGCTTGCTTGTCGGCCTGGTCACGTTGCCATCTACAAGTTTTGCCACTCTTGGGGTAACAAGGTTGCCTGTAGCGATCAGTGCCGTATAACGTGCAACCTGCAGCGGTGTTACAGAGTCGTATCCCTGCCCTATAGATGCGATCACTGTTTCTCCTTTGTACCAAGGCTGTTTGAAGCGCCGCATCTTCCATGCTTTGTCCGGGATCACCCCGTTATATTCACGTGGCAGATCTACACCTGTTTTGACACCAAGACCAAAAGCATGAAGATTTTTTGCCATATCGTCGATCCCGACCTTTAAACTCTTTTTGTAGAAAAATACATCACAGCTTTCCCGTATTGCTTTACGCAGATGTACATCACCGTGTCCATAATGTTTCCAGCATCTGAACTTGTGTTTACTCTTTCCGATGGTAATGAACCCGTTACAGTACTCCGATTGTCCCAGAATACCGGGGATCGCTTTGTCAAATGCCAGTGCCATTCCCATCTTGATAGTAGATCCGGGAGGATAGGTACCATGTGTGATCTTATTTGTAAACGGGTGTGCAAGGTCTTCTTGAAGTGCCCGCCAGTCTTTGGAGCTGATACCGCCCACGAACAGATTCGGATCGTATGCCGGATAACTCACAGCTGCAACGATCTCACCTGTCGTACGCATCACAATAGCGACACCGGTCTCTTTCATATCGGCAAACTCCTGATAGATCATCTGCTGCAGATCGATATCAATATTCAATGTAAGATTCTTGTTATCTTTTGGCAATACCTTTTCAAGTACCTCTATCGTACGGTTTGTCGCAGTCACTTTATTGATCACATAACCGAGTTCCCCCTGCAGTACTTTATTGTAATAGCGTTCCAAACCGCTTTTGCCTACTTTGCCGACGACATCGACTACTTCATCCGCTTCATTCTCTTTTTGGTTTGATCGTCCGGTATAACCGACAAGATGTGCTACATATTTTCCATAAGGGTAGTAGCGTTTTGTTTCTGCTTCGATCTTTATCTCCGGGTAAAGACTCAGTTTGGCATAGGCTCCCATCATATCCGCATAAGGTATAAAGTCAACCACTTTGATGAATTTATGATTATAGGGGGAACTCTGTTTCCTGTATACTTTGTAAAGTACTGTCGTGTTCAGATCAGGAAAAGTTTCAGCAAGTACTTCTCCTACCGCTTCAAGTCTCTTGTCCCCCTCCTTAAGGTGCGGCATGACCGATACAGAAAAGCCGATCTGATTCATTGCCAGAAGCTTGCCATGCACATCTGTGATCTCCCCTCTGACCGGTTTGAGATACTCTTTGCGTTCAATATTCTCTTTTGCCAGTTCCTCATAGTAGTAATTTGATTTGATACTGACATGATAGAGGCGAATCATCATCACTGCCCAAACTGCAATAAAGATCAGAATGATAAATTGATATCTCATATGATCACCGCCACAAGAAGATCCACAATCAAAGGATAGAGAAGAATGTCATCAAGCACTACATTCTTTGTTTGAAAAACAAAATCATATGAGAGCAGGAAAGCGAGATAGACAAGATCGACCATCAGCACCGTCAGAAGCGGTGTACAGACCTTGCACCGTCTAAAATGAATGAAGTGCGGGTAGAAAAAGATATAGACGAACAGAGTTGCTATAGAAGCAAGAAAAAAGGGTAAAGAGAGGTTAATATTCATATTTAACATATAAAGCAGAGAAACCGCTATGTAGGAAACCTTTCCCCTCTCGATTCCCAGGATCAAAATATATCCCATGATACCGATGAAGAGAGGGAGAAAAACATAGATGGAAATAAGCATCGGATAAAAGAGGATGAACATCGCAATGAGTATCCACAAGAGTAATTTCTGTAAAAAATGTTTGGTCTTCTCCATGATCTCTTCTATATTTTATAGACCAGAGCCACTTCGTTACAGACAGGGAAGTGGATACACTTGATACAGTCAGTCCAGATCTTATGTTCAGGTATCCCCTCTTTATTGATCTCTTTAAATCCTATCTTTGCAAAGAAATCCGGCAGATAGGTCAAGACAAGTACATCCTCTTTTACACCCAGGTCTTTTGCTTCTTCAAGCGTGAACTGCACCAGTTTCTGACCGATATGACGACCACGATAGTCCTCATCGACAATCAGGCTTCGTATTTCAGCCAAACGTGGAGAGTGGATATGCAGTGCAGTATAACCTACAAGTCTGCCGTTCACTTTTGCCAGAACATAGGAGCGGATGTTTGTTGCAACTTCATCTTCACTCCGGTCAAGGATAATCCCCTCTTTCACTTCTGAAGCCACCAGCTCCTGCATAGCCGGGATATCGGCAAGTTTGGCTTTAACCAGCTCTATCACTCGGCAGCTCCTCTTGTGATCTTTCTTCTTCATCTACACCAAAGATCGTTTGGAGTATCTCCCTGTGCACCCTTTCATGCCCACTCTTTTTAAGATTGGAAAGTGTAATGGAGCCGGGAAATTCACGTTTGAGTTTGGCACGCTCCTTCTGGTTCAGTTTGTCTGTCTTTGTAAAGACCGTCAAGTAGCGCTGATCGGGTCTGATAAACTCAGAGATGTATGCCTCTACATCATCATCGATCTTGGCATGGGGATGTCTGGCATCACGCAGGTGGATAAAAAGACGTATGGAGACACGATGTTCAATGAACTCCACCAGGTTCCTCTGCCATACCTCTTTAAGTGTTTTGGAGACCTTGGCATATCCAAAGCCCGGCAAATCTACAAAACGTACAGGATAGCTCTCTTCATTGTAGAGATAACGTGTTTCAAAGAAGTTGATCAGCTGTGTCTTCCCCGGTGTCGCAGAACTCTTTGCAAGATTTTTTCGGTTGGTCAGAGAGTTGAGTGTTGAACTTTTTCCCACATTGGAACGCCCCAGAAAAACCACTTCACTCATATCTTCAGGCAGTGAGTCGGCGATACTCTGTGCCGACTTGATAAAATCTGCTTCTACTATACGCGGACTACTCACTCTTCTTCTCCATATCAAAAATGAACTTCACCGGTTTTTTACGGTTTCCTTTTACACTTGCATCTCCCGTGATAAGATCAAGTATGATCTCCTCACCGTTGACATGCCGTTTATTGACAATATCATCAATAACCGCTTTTCCTCTCAGAATATATCTTGATCTTTTCGGATCATAGGTTACTTTGTCGGCACTTCCTTTGTAAAGTGCCTCTTTCTGCTTCAATTCAAAGGTAACATTACCGACTGCTTCATACTTCTTTGTCTCATTGTTCTCGTCAAAATAGACAATGATCTCATCACCATGGATCCAGTTATCCAACTGTTTCACTTTTGCATTTCCCATAAAATGAACCTCTTTTTTAAGATCCATGGCTTTCATACTGTCAGAAGTGATCTGTACCTTCTCAGCCCAGAGTGAGAGAGTAAATACCACCAGCAAGATAATTTTCATACGATTCAATACTGCACCTTTATATCAAAGTATCATTATATCATTTTTCCGCCGTATATACGACAGCTTTCAGCATTGTGGCAAAAGCCTCTTTGCGTACGGTGTCATACTGAAGTGTTTCCCCCTGTATGACATTTTTGTTCAGGTAGGCGACAAAAGGAGAGGTCACATAGATAACCTCTGCTGATTTGTCATAGTAGGCATGCTCCGTATAATACTTAAATCCCTCTTTCTGCATCAGACTTACATTGCCGTCAAGATAGATCCTGTTATCTTCATATCTGCCCTTGTCAGCCAAAAGAAGTTCAATATTCTCATTGCTGTAACGCAGATTCTCTATGGTCAATATACCTGCTATACGTGTACCTCGGGTACCGTACGCAACCCCCTCTCTTTTATGTATGGTCACTTCGGTAAAGGTTGTACCGGTAAACTCAAGCTCTTTGTCAAATACTTCATCCAATACTTTCTGGTCACTTAGCTGTATAGACATAGTAAGCACAGAGGTAAATGCGATCAACAGTACAAGCAACAGTTCTAGTTTTAATCCCATAATTCAAGATACTTCGCTTCCAGTCCCTCTTTTTTAATAAGGTACTCTATCATTTCACGTACAGCACCTTCTCCACCTTTTTTGTTCAAAACCACATCTGCGATCTTGTCCACATAGGGGCTGGCATCCCTGGGGACAAAAGAGATGGCAGCAGCTCTGAGCATGGGAAGGTCATTGAGATCATCCCCTATGGCAGCGACATGTTTCATTTCAATATCAAGTTTTTTCAAAAGCCTGTCCAGTACCTCTTTTTTATTGTCAACTCCCTGATAAAAGTGTTCAATATGCAGCTCTTTGGCCCTCCGTGCGACGATCTGTGAACTTCTGCCTGTGATAATTGCTACTTGTCTTCCCAAACGTCTCCAGGAAGCGATCGCCAAACCGTCCTTTACATTAAATGACTTGATCTCGTCACCCGCTTCACTGTAAGTGATACGACTGTCGGTCATCGTACCGTCTACATCCAACACGATCAGTTTGATACTCATAGAACACCCTTGGTACTTGGAATACCTGCATTCTCATTGACTGCTACAGCTCGGCGCAGTGAAACAGCCAGAGCCTTGAATGCTCCTTCAATAATATGATGTTTATTTTTACCGCGATTATAGATAAGATGCAGGGTAAGGGGAAGATTGAAAGCAAATGCCCTGAAGAACTCTTCTACCAGTTCCACATCGAACTCACCTACTTTCCCGCCTATCGGCAGTTCAAATACCAAGAATCCACGGTTTGAAAGATCGATATCACACGTAATACTCGCCTCATCCATAACCACAGTTGCATTACCGAAGCGTTCAATACTTTTAACCGGATAGATCGCCTCCCTGAGTGCCTGTCCGATAACGATACCGACATCTTCGACCGTATGGTGATCATCAATATGGGTATCTCCTTTACACGTCACTTCCATATCGATATGGGCATGCTTGGTAAAAGCTTCCAGCATATGGTCAAAAAATCCTACACCTGTATCTATCTTCGCTTCTCCTTTTCCATAAAGATTCAATTTGACAGTGATCTGTGTCTCTTTGGTCTCTCGTCTCTTTTCGATCATCTATTCCCCTTTATTTACTTAATTGCGTATAATGGCTGCACCGGTAAGCCCCAGGCAGTTGTCTCTGTAGTCTCTTGCTGCTTCTTCACTTGCAAATCCCATCATAAAGACCCGGTAAAGTGTACGTCCGGTCCCATCTACACCATCTGCTTTTTTAATGACAACTCGGAATTTGTTCCCGCCAAGTGTTTCATACTTTCTTTTAGTGACCAGTGCACCTTCATAACGCACGAATGCACCGACCTGGATACCAAAGTTCGTTAGTTTCATACGGGCTTCTGTTTTGCTCGCCTTTGCTTTGGCAATGGCTTGCGGAGAGTGTACTTTCCCTGCAAATCCGACAACTTCTATCTTCACTTTTGCAATACCCATTCTGTCAAGCCCCAGCTCTTTTCCCGCAGCATAGCTGCAGTCAATAATACGCCCTTTGACAAAC
Coding sequences within it:
- a CDS encoding four helix bundle protein; translated protein: MRCERLDVWKRSCRLSVEVYRIFAKCKDFGFKDQITRSSLSIASNIAEGLEKESDKEKVRFIEIARGSNAELITQTYIGIEIGYIEKEIGLGWIKELNDISRMLVGLKKNYV
- the fabI gene encoding enoyl-ACP reductase FabI; this translates as MIMKGKKGVILGIANKKSIAYGIAKACREQGAEMAITFLNERFEHKLAPIADDLGCGARLYPCDVSKPEEIKALKESLEKDFGQIDFIVHSIAFAPKEGLSGRFSDISKEAFDVAMDISVYSLIEVTRELKPILSDNASVLTLSYYGGVKYIPNYNLMGVAKAALEMTVKYLAEDLGRDGIRVNAISAGPIKTLAASGIGDFSFMLKWNAAHSPLKKNVTIEEVGNSGMYLLSDLSSAVTGEIHYVDGGFNVMGMPAVEFDENGKPHIAWNGESK
- a CDS encoding asparaginase domain-containing protein codes for the protein MHKILIINTGGTFNKKYNPISGDLEVDQEAEALDSLASKWLCKFNIINIIGKDSLEMTNHDRLELLATIHQSNNEKIIIVHGTDTMHLTAEYLADSDLEKQIVLTGAMVPYSIDPVEATANFASACGYLECLQKEGIYIAMNGLVGPYEKIIKERQKGRFVLKNIT
- the queC gene encoding 7-cyano-7-deazaguanine synthase QueC, producing MKKAVCIISGGMDSALSAKIAQKEGYEIIALHFNYGQRTEYKELECFRKIAQEIEAAERYEIDLPFFEQIGASALTDKSIDVPTGGLEEGVPVTYVPFRNGIFLSIAASVAEKHGAEALFIGVVEEDSSGYPDCREHYIEQMQKAINLGTKDETCIEIKMPLVHMKKSQIVARSLALGVPLEHTWSCYQSEDKACGVCDSCRLRLRGFEQAGAKDPIEYA
- the ybeY gene encoding rRNA maturation RNase YbeY; translated protein: MLIDLVNETDLPVDTDMLEKIAKDLTERQIELIITGNDGIRALNAEHRDKDMATDVLSFPMGDTVPHTPLGAIVISKDFVTQKAKELGHTEQEELTLLFIHGLLHLLGFDHETDQGEMRRKEALLIERWKLPKSLIIRNEKEES
- a CDS encoding calcium/sodium antiporter, translated to MNFLIFVIAMGVLIWGADMLIRQSEKIALRFNIPEFIIGATLIALGTSLPEMAASIAASAGDKPDIAISNVIGSNILNITLVLASVFLIAKNISPNRDFFAKDSTWALVPVFVFILMILDGVISRFDASLLLLLMGAYLLFLLQDAKNIPEEELDDVDMAHFSWTTTIPMLIIGFILVIAGAHFTVESASDIAKSFGISEWVIGIILISLGTSLPELVVSISAAVKGKVDMAIGNIIGSNMANTSVVLGAAAFVKPMPIESFNYIFDISTMIVATLLLVFLTANKLYTKSAGISLVIILGLFLEHTIQSI
- the mrdA gene encoding penicillin-binding protein 2, coding for MRYQFIILIFIAVWAVMMIRLYHVSIKSNYYYEELAKENIERKEYLKPVRGEITDVHGKLLAMNQIGFSVSVMPHLKEGDKRLEAVGEVLAETFPDLNTTVLYKVYRKQSSPYNHKFIKVVDFIPYADMMGAYAKLSLYPEIKIEAETKRYYPYGKYVAHLVGYTGRSNQKENEADEVVDVVGKVGKSGLERYYNKVLQGELGYVINKVTATNRTIEVLEKVLPKDNKNLTLNIDIDLQQMIYQEFADMKETGVAIVMRTTGEIVAAVSYPAYDPNLFVGGISSKDWRALQEDLAHPFTNKITHGTYPPGSTIKMGMALAFDKAIPGILGQSEYCNGFITIGKSKHKFRCWKHYGHGDVHLRKAIRESCDVFFYKKSLKVGIDDMAKNLHAFGLGVKTGVDLPREYNGVIPDKAWKMRRFKQPWYKGETVIASIGQGYDSVTPLQVARYTALIATGNLVTPRVAKLVDGNVTRPTSKPIRFDPVSITEIRKGMYDVCNTRKGTAYKAMHDLPVVVAGKTGTSQVTSIPQSTIKRLKESELEYFHRSHAWITTYAPYNDPQYVVTVLVEHGGHGGSTSGPMAAMIYKWLYAHNYFKEREAASQNSLNEAEQISKGGSYKKGGDGRYMETF
- a CDS encoding N-acetyltransferase, which gives rise to MIELVKAKLADIPAMQELVASEVKEGIILDRSEDEVATNIRSYVLAKVNGRLVGYTALHIHSPRLAEIRSLIVDEDYRGRHIGQKLVQFTLEEAKDLGVKEDVLVLTYLPDFFAKIGFKEINKEGIPEHKIWTDCIKCIHFPVCNEVALVYKI
- the yihA gene encoding ribosome biogenesis GTP-binding protein YihA/YsxC, with protein sequence MSSPRIVEADFIKSAQSIADSLPEDMSEVVFLGRSNVGKSSTLNSLTNRKNLAKSSATPGKTQLINFFETRYLYNEESYPVRFVDLPGFGYAKVSKTLKEVWQRNLVEFIEHRVSIRLFIHLRDARHPHAKIDDDVEAYISEFIRPDQRYLTVFTKTDKLNQKERAKLKREFPGSITLSNLKKSGHERVHREILQTIFGVDEEERSQEELPSDRAG
- the lptA gene encoding lipopolysaccharide transport periplasmic protein LptA, translating into MKIILLVVFTLSLWAEKVQITSDSMKAMDLKKEVHFMGNAKVKQLDNWIHGDEIIVYFDENNETKKYEAVGNVTFELKQKEALYKGSADKVTYDPKRSRYILRGKAVIDDIVNKRHVNGEEIILDLITGDASVKGNRKKPVKFIFDMEKKSE
- a CDS encoding KdsC family phosphatase codes for the protein MSIKLIVLDVDGTMTDSRITYSEAGDEIKSFNVKDGLAIASWRRLGRQVAIITGRSSQIVARRAKELHIEHFYQGVDNKKEVLDRLLKKLDIEMKHVAAIGDDLNDLPMLRAAAISFVPRDASPYVDKIADVVLNKKGGEGAVREMIEYLIKKEGLEAKYLELWD
- the hisB gene encoding imidazoleglycerol-phosphate dehydratase HisB; translation: MIEKRRETKETQITVKLNLYGKGEAKIDTGVGFFDHMLEAFTKHAHIDMEVTCKGDTHIDDHHTVEDVGIVIGQALREAIYPVKSIERFGNATVVMDEASITCDIDLSNRGFLVFELPIGGKVGEFDVELVEEFFRAFAFNLPLTLHLIYNRGKNKHHIIEGAFKALAVSLRRAVAVNENAGIPSTKGVL
- a CDS encoding septal ring lytic transglycosylase RlpA family protein, translating into MSKRRFLLLSGAVVLSAILSLTGCSGKPDKYSSGKFTSAARYKSTMRCYTVLGKTYQPTYVKVGQTMTGISSWYGPNFHGKQTSNGERYNMHARTAAHKTWPMDTMVKVTNLQNGRSTIVRINDRGPFVKGRIIDCSYAAGKELGLDRMGIAKVKIEVVGFAGKVHSPQAIAKAKASKTEARMKLTNFGIQVGAFVRYEGALVTKRKYETLGGNKFRVVIKKADGVDGTGRTLYRVFMMGFASEEAARDYRDNCLGLTGAAIIRN